From Saccharomycodes ludwigii strain NBRC 1722 chromosome IV, whole genome shotgun sequence, one genomic window encodes:
- the PDX3 gene encoding pyridoxamine-phosphate oxidase PDX3 (similar to Saccharomyces cerevisiae YBR035C | PDX3 | PyriDoXine auxotrophy): MTEQKTNTPIIFAPETYQYDKDSLDPSKVDKDPIKQFAKWFEEARKDPAEDLPEAVNLATCELPSGRVSNRVLLFKELDQRGFCIYSNWGTSRKARDIKSNPHASITFFWKDLQRQVRVEGDVEFVNRETSERYFQTRPRGSKIGAWSSPQSQVIGSREELDNLVKENEKKYENKGDKDIPCPPYWGGIRIVPLEIEFWQGRPSRLHDRIVFRRKNEAAPWEIVRIAP; the protein is encoded by the coding sequence ATGACAGAACAAAAAACTAATACCCCAATCATATTTGCACCAGAGACATACCAATACGATAAAGATTCTCTAGACCCTTCCAAAGTTGACAAGGATCCTATCAAACAATTTGCAAAATGGTTTGAAGAAGCCCGTAAAGATCCAGCCGAAGATTTGCCTGAAGCTGTTAACTTGGCAACTTGTGAATTGCCCTCTGGTAGAGTTTCAAATCGTGTCTTGTTGTTTAAAGAATTAGACCAGCGTggattttgtatttattcAAATTGGGGTACTTCCAGGAAAGCACGTGACATTAAGTCTAATCCACATGCTAGTATAACTTTCTTTTGGAAGGACTTACAAAGACAAGTTAGGGTGGAAGGTGATGTCGAATTTGTTAACAGGGAGACAAGTGAACGTTATTTTCAAACTAGACCAAGGGGTTCTAAGATTGGTGCTTGGTCTAGTCCACAAAGTCAAGTTATAGGATCGAGAGAAGAACTGGACAATTTAGTTAaagaaaacgaaaaaaaatatgaaaacaAAGGCGACAAAGATATTCCATGTCCTCCATATTGGGGCGGTATTAGAATTGTTCCTTTAGAGATTGAATTTTGGCAAGGGAGACCAAGCCGTTTACATGACCGTATTGTGTtcagaagaaaaaatgaagcTGCGCCATGGGAAATTGTTAGAATAGCAccataa
- the RAD61 gene encoding Rad61p (similar to Saccharomyces cerevisiae YDR014W | RAD61 | RADiation sensitive), producing the protein MVRVYGKYVKYKNIKRKLSIEELEDSQGIFSDNEDDNDNYKEFKHGNDLGGHLKMDEGTTVLCKNIDDQTERCAEQRKPQVSDMKSPSTTLNEDPLNGMLDFLNNEYAISPRRKKKPKLISSNNNRDSYSEINNTLSTTTTPEIGGVAFNNLQEKIDGVSTYITKIDSEFANSLIAQTSNIKETPPEDKANTFTAAVVVDDKQKKNFYGPKRSHLIKLSNDNEDSDETNSVASYDCINTDDELPSTQDFNQLINMGTDLQFNDDINFILEKQCEFHEKMISLILAIANSPYLKKYIIRYKYKDILGWCFKNRDKKFLFLQVLLAFLIGLQASPNDTFWDSAFGVEDYYYLLGNKINNIEEYFVHEKLELSKYGGLDFADLLNTLRTDETDIKYLILKVLNVTRPENIVNNLKIQNALANIFMVNSDKDKYTEMIFPLLDPKYYSLFLQYLVDNFNKYKENEQYLKLLVKVSNECNNFEIVRLTKLSLQYICEQGCNIHEDKMDLVILHLGICLNILSGTGKRIQVEDIDIKSILKLFDSQIFKQMDRQDSNFFIENLFILVFSYIVLLCEIQLEVTKIDFIKEQLRIFASTDIGMQNQSIEHHIQHILEVL; encoded by the coding sequence ATGGTGAGAGTTTATGGGAAATATGTCAagtacaaaaatataaagagaAAACTGAGTATAGAAGAACTCGAAGATAGCCAAGGGATTTTTAGCgataatgaagatgataatgataattacAAAGAATTCAAACATGGAAATGATCTTGGTGGACACCTAAAGATGGATGAAGGTACTACTGTTCTCtgtaaaaatatagatGACCAAACAGAAAGGTGTGCTGAACAAAGAAAACCTCAAGTTTCTGATATGAAATCTCCGAGTACTACCTTAAATGAAGATCCTTTGAACGGGATGttagattttttaaacaatgaATATGCAATAAGCCCacgaagaaaaaagaaaccaaaattaatttctagtaataataatagggATTCATACTCAGAAATCAACAACACTTTATCCACTACAACCACCCCTGAAATAGGCGGAGTTGCATTTAACAATTTGcaagaaaaaatagatGGAGTTTCTActtatataacaaaaatcgATTCAGAATTTGCGAATAGCCTTATTGCCCAGActtcaaatataaaagaaaccCCACCCGAAGACAAAGCAAATACTTTTACGGCAGCTGTAGTGGTGGAcgataaacaaaaaaaaaatttttatggACCAAAAAGATCGCATTTAATCAAACTCtcaaatgataatgaagatAGTGATGAGACTAATTCGGTTGCCTCTTATGATTGTATTAATACTGATGACGAACTCCCATCCACACAGGATTTCAATCAGCTAATAAATATGGGAACCGATTTGCAATTTAATGAtgatataaattttattttggaaaaacaaTGTGAGTTTCatgaaaaaatgatatcattaattttagCTATTGCAAACTCTCCttatctaaaaaaatatattataagaTACAAgtataaagatattttggGTTGGTGTTTCAAAAATAGGgataaaaagtttttatttctacaAGTTTTATTGGCTTTTTTGATTGGTTTGCAAGCTTCACCAAATGATACTTTTTGGGACTCGGCATTTGGTGTggaagattattattatttgttgggaaacaaaattaataatatagaaGAATATTTTGTCCATGAAAAGCTCGAGTTATCCAAATATGGTGGACTAGATTTTGCTGATTTGTTAAACACTTTAAGGACAGATGAAACTGacataaaatatttaattttaaaagttttaaatgtGACTAGACCAGAAAATATTGTCAATAATcttaaaattcaaaatgCACTagcaaatatttttatggttAACAGtgataaagataaatacACAGAAATGATTTTTCCACTTTTAGACCCGAAATACTATTCgttatttttacaatatttagtggataattttaacaaatacAAGGAAAATGAACaatatttgaaattgtTGGTTAAAGTGTCGAATGAATGTAACAACTTTGAAATCGTTAGATTAACTAAGCTTTCTTTACAATATATTTGCGAACAAGGTTGTAACATACATGAAGATAAAATGGATTTAGTCATTTTGCATTTGGGCATATGTCTAAACATTTTAAGTGGTACTGGTAAACGTATCCAAGTTGAGGATATAGAtattaaaagtattttaaagttatttgACAGCCAAATATTCAAACAAATGGATAGACAAgattctaattttttcattgagaatttatttatattagtaTTCTCTTATATCGTACTATTGTGTGAAATTCAACTTGAAGTTACCAAAATTGATTTCATCAAAGAACAATTGAGAATTTTCGCAAGTACAGATATAGGGATGCAAAACCAATCAATTGAACATCATATTCAACATATTTTAGAGGTactataa
- the PSF1 gene encoding DNA replication protein PSF1 (similar to Saccharomyces cerevisiae YDR013W | PSF1 | Partner of Sld Five), with the protein MYGDLSNKLILEAKRAKQLRETSTSLASQLTPYQETFVRNILKEVEQLKQNAIFLHEEIVNETDPMQLKMKKCQYYVNFFAMERNKRCLLAYHKDRSDTMDSLCWDQQNLILNGGNGNKGNKHDATTLDNNNNNDNNDNDNNSNNIDNETFDINNLSHEEQVYIREYSKLITSLNGDEFADIDLNGSLVPPSEVFIDVRVLKDAGEIQTEYGVFNLIKDSQFFVRQSDVERLIQQGYLKKI; encoded by the coding sequence aTGTATGGTGATTTATCAAATAAGTTGATTTTAGAGGCGAAAAGAGCAAAACAATTAAGAGAAACTTCAACTTCTTTAGCTTCACAATTAACACCATATCAAGAAACTTTTGTACggaatattttaaaagaagtGGAACAATTAAAGCAAAATgccatttttttacatGAAGAAATAGTCAATGAAACTGATCCAATGCAATTAAAGATGAAGAAATGCCAATATtatgttaatttttttgccaTGGAACGAAACAAAAGATGTTTATTGGCATATCACAAAGATAGAAGTGATACTATGGACAGTTTGTGTTGGGACCAACAAAATCTAATTCTAAATGGAGGCAATGGAAATAAAGGAAATAAACATGATGCTACCACTTtagataacaataataataatgataataatgataatgataacaacagtaataatattgataatgaaacatttgatataaataatttaagtCATGAAGAGCAAGTGTACATTAGAGAATATTCGAAACTAATAACATCTCTGAATGGGGATGAGTTTGCTGATATTGATTTAAACGGAAGTTTGGTCCCCCCAAGTGAAGTTTTTATTGATGTTCGAGTTTTAAAAGACGCTGGTGAAATTCAAACCGAATATGGAGTTTTCAACTTGATTAAGGACTcccaattttttgttaggCAAAGTGATGTAGAGAGATTAATACAACAGGGttatttgaagaaaatataa
- a CDS encoding uncharacterized protein (similar to Saccharomyces cerevisiae YGR109W-A | retrotransposon gene) translates to MNQHLTVIAPFKFSGAKKDVSRIPAFLLSFETQFAMCGIKDDYVKICFVGQNLTDNALQWFTNYFNHNDCRAMTYSAFAADFKDYYSSKIDSYQIVEKLKRVSQKEDVDTYVKQFMTYYAMLPRNYMSDDFAIDLFIQGLKIQTRQLMRMHRFDKLIDAVNAAVRTEHCREDLDVSLNFDSNLVGNTNKLDKDLDYIMNAIDNTRRGYSNAGRRYTGRDKGGKNSYRKDNFQEKFYNVCRRNKLCFNCGSPEHARANCPGNARPSY, encoded by the coding sequence ATGAATCAGCATCTAACTGTTATCGCCCCATTTAAGTTCTCTGGAGCCAAAAAGGATGTTTCCAGAATTCCAGCATTTTTGTTGAGTTTCGAAACCCAATTTGCTATGTGTGGTATTAAAGACGATTACGtgaaaatttgttttgtaGGTCAAAATCTTACTGATAATGCTTTACAATGGTTCACTAACTACTTTAACCATAACGACTGTAGAGCTATGACATACTCTGCATTTGCCGCTGACTTTAAGGATTACTATAGTTCCAAGATAGACTCGTACCAGATCGTGGAAAAGTTGAAGCGAGTTTCACAAAAGGAGGATGTCGATACGTATGTTAAACAGTTTATGACGTACTATGCCATGTTACCTCGTAATTATATGTCAGATGATTTTGCCATTGATTTGTTCATACAAGGACTGAAGATTCAAACTCGCCAATTGATGAGAATGCACCGTTTTGACAAGTTAATTGATGCTGTCAATGCTGCTGTAAGAACCGAACATTGCCGTGAAGACTTGGATGTTTCATTGAATTTTGACAGTAACCTTGTTGGAAATACGAATAAATTAGATAAGGACTTAGATTACATAATGAATGCGATCGATAACACAAGACGTGGTTATTCGAATGCCGGGAGAAGATATACCGGAAGAGACAAAGGAGGGAAGAATTCCTATAGAAAGGATAACTTCCAAGAGAAGTTTTACAATGTTTGTAGAAGAAACAAGTTGTGTTTCAACTGTGGCTCCCCAGAGCATGCAAGAGCTAATTGCCCTGGTAATGCGAGGCCTTCCTATTAA
- a CDS encoding uncharacterized protein (similar to Saccharomyces cerevisiae YGR109W-B | retrotransposon genes): MTTAAKHSVETSLQKDTYLGNVASPIDDVVKNDDFMYSNIPCVTENHKTGDIEERRDLEDLPLVFLVQEEPLVGKKLVINCEIKRKKVQALCDTGSPTSFVDAKLVEKLGLKEKPCNTFTFKGAVSETTETCVSFVKVPMKINDKRIMISAYVVKKFRYELLIGNPVIKLHSDVFKELIDVKNEDMYLVDMITDDKEKQIEQDAEFLCRICPIDIRNEKENELDGFEKLPEGLRKRFQTHVTNELPGNPGPENFEYNIVLKEGFNPPELYPYRLTPKMEQECRKILEDLIKKGFVSESNAACGAPIILVRKKDQTWRLVVDYRELNKGIVNESFPIPSITELFAKVGDAKVFTTLDLHSGYHQLRLNEKSKDLTSFTTPFGHFRYEVLPFGIKTAPKNFSRFMSKLLDGIENVYVYLDDILIATRDKTEHYKILEKVLEKLKSNNLYCKRSKCHFVKDKVNYLGHVLTAEGLSVDENKISAIKKLTMPSTIKGMQTFLGLANYYRKFISKFSELSQPLYDFASKKAKLGEKQRIAFEKLKEALTSTQVLVPFVEGDHYELTSDASLHHVGGVLERYENGKLKGVIGYFSKHLSETQSRYPVGEIELLGIILNLKHFRYYLHGRKFTLNTDHSSLLSFRNKTEPHLRLARWLDYLGEYTFELRYIKGTKNVVADCLSRPEEILPIVELDSINPKDWFEDLLKDPWSAAILVTLDSKFREKVKCKDKRQYETLLLKFGRSKLIKERYSYEDKTLLYEKRICVPNNRRRELLHAFHDSMLQGGHFGVAATTEKIADKFYFPKLHKYVERYIRHCLNCQLNKKTANTTQGMLKPLPVASGRWQDLSIDFITGLPPSRRHNDMIMVVVDRFSKRSHWIAMKKTANSKDILQYLYRYIFAMHGFPRTIVSDRDIRFTASVYEELTKRLGIKLLFSSSNHPQTDGQTEAVNKIVNRLLRTFCSQDQDYWDVYLPHMEFCYNSTPVTSTGISPFQADIGYTPNTPLLDTTNELDTRNFNATKMTKHLKALSLRINDSLQLRQEQMEETTNAKRKEIDFHIGEYALLHRDAYFTGGRYLKVQSIYLGPFKIVKVGTNVVELDLPSSFKKHRTINIKWIKHFYNDPEKYPKQLPRTKEERIHRITEITAIIGYETTTGNYYCKMLDVNPELTATYEKEEINLLPSSRLNSLLANYKQLLTETSN, encoded by the coding sequence ATGACTACTGCAGCTAAACATTCTGTCGAGACTTCACTTCAAAAGGATACCTATTTGGGTAACGTTGCTTCTCCTATTGATGATGTTGTAAAGAATGATGATTTTATGTATTCCAATATACCTTGCGTGACAGAAAATCACAAGACGGGTGATATTGAGGAGAGGAGAGATTTGGAAGATCTTCCTCTAGTGTTCTTAGTTCAAGAAGAACCATTAGTTGGTAAGAAATTGGTTATCAATTGTGagattaaaagaaaaaaggtaCAAGCTTTGTGCGATACAGGTAGTCCTACTTCGTTTGTAGATGCGAAGCTAGTTGAAAAGTTAGGGTTAAAAGAGAAACCTTGTAATACATTTACGTTTAAAGGTGCGGTAAGTGAAACAACAGAAACCTGTGTATCGTTTGTCAAAGTACCAATGAAAATTAACGATAAGAGAATAATGATTTCTGCTTATGTGGTTAAGAAATTCCGATATGAGTTATTGATCGGTAACCCAGTTATAAAGTTACACAGTGACGTGTTTAAAGAACTGATTGATGTCAAAAACGAAGATATGTATTTGGTAGATATGATAACTGATGACAAAGAGAAACAAATAGAACAAGACGCCGAGTTCTTGTGTAGAATATGCCCTATTGACATAAggaatgaaaaagaaaacgaGTTGGATGGATTTGAGAAGTTACCAGAAGGTCTAAGGAAAAGATTTCAGACCCATGTTACTAATGAACTTCCAGGAAATCCAGGCCCAGAAAATTTTGAGTATAATATTGTATTGAAAGAAGGTTTTAATCCACCAGAATTATACCCGTACAGGTTAACGCCCAAGATGGAGCAAGAATGTAGAAAGATTCTAGAGGACCTCATCAAGAAAGGATTTGTGTCAGAATCTAATGCTGCCTGCGGAGCGCCTATTATATTAGTACGTAAAAAGGATCAAACATGGAGATTAGTTGTTGACTATAGAGAATTGAATAAAGGTATTGTAAATGAAAGTTTCCCAATTCCTTCGATCACTGAACTATTCGCGAAAGTTGGTGATGCAAAGGTATTTACAACTCTAGATTTACACTCAGGATACCATCAATTAAGGTTGAACGAGAAGTCAAAGGACTTAACGTCGTTCACGACACCCTTTGGTCATTTTAGATATGAAGTATTACCGTTTGGTATTAAAACGGCCCCAAAGAATTTTAGTAGATTTATGAGTAAATTATTAGATGGAATCGAGAATGTATACGTCTATTTAGATGATATATTGATTGCCACAAGAGACAAAACTGAACACTACAAAATACTAGAGAAAGTATTAGAGAAACTTAAGAGTAATAATTTGTACTGTAAAAGGTCAAAATGTCATTTTGTAAAAGACAAAGTAAATTATTTAGGTCATGTTTTAACTGCTGAAGGTTTAAGtgttgatgaaaataagaTTAGTGCTATTAAAAAGCTAACCATGCCAAGCACTATAAAAGGTATGCAAACGTTCTTAGGATTAGCGAACTATTATAGGAAATTCATAAGCAAATTTAGTGAATTATCACAACCGTTATATGATTTTGCATCCAAGAAAGCAAAATTAGGAGAAAAGCAAAGAATTGCGTTTGAGAAACTAAAAGAAGCATTAACGTCAACTCAAGTATTAGTGCCATTTGTGGAAGGAGACCATTATGAATTAACATCTGATGCTAGTTTACATCATGTTGGAGGTGTGTTAGAAAGATATGAGAATGGAAAGTTAAAAGGTGTAATTGGATACTTCTCAAAACATTTAAGTGAAACACAATCTAGATATCCAGTTGGAGAAATAGAACTATTAGGTATCATATTGAATCTTAAACATTTCAGATACTATTTGCATGGTAGAAAGTTTACGCTTAATACTGATCACTCTTCGTTGCTATCGTTTAGAAATAAGACAGAGCCCCATCTAAGATTAGCACGATGGTTAGATTATTTAGGAGAATATACGTTTGAATTACGATATATCAAAGGAACAAAAAACGTAGTTGCTGATTGCCTATCTCGCCCAGAAGAAATATTACCAATTGTAGAACTAGACAGTATAAATCCTAAAGATTGGTTtgaagatttattaaaagaccCATGGTCTGCTGCAATCTTAGTTACCCTAGATTCAAAGTTTAGAGAAAAGGTAAAGTGTAAAGACAAAAGACAATATGAAACGTTGTTACTGAAATTTGGTAGATCAAAGTTGATTAAAGAACGCTACTCTTATGAAGATAAAACTCTTTTATATGAAAAACGTATTTGTGTGCCAAATAACAGAAGAAGAGAATTATTACATGCTTTCCATGATTCAATGTTACAAGGAGGACACTTTGGTGTCGCTGCCACCACGGAAAAAATTGCagataaattttatttcccGAAATTACATAAGTATGTGGAACGATATATTAGACACTGTTTGAATTGCCAATTGAACAAGAAGACTGCCAATACTACTCAAGGCATGTTAAAACCACTACCCGTTGCCTCAGGTCGTTGGCAAGATTTGtctattgattttattacGGGACTCCCACCGTCACGACGACATAATGATATGATTATGGTAGTTGTCGATCGATTTTCGAAAAGATCACATTGGATTGCGATGAAGAAAACAGCTAACTCTAAAGATATACTTCAATATTTATACCGATATATCTTTGCAATGCACGGTTTCCCACGAACGATTGTATCTGATAGAGATATCCGTTTTACTGCTTCCGTATATGAAGAGTTAACGAAACGATTAggaattaaattattgttcAGTTCAAGTAATCACCCACAAACAGATGGTCAAACTGAAGCTGTGAATAAGATAGTAAACCGTCTATTAAGAACATTTTGTAGTCAAGATCAGGATTACTGGGATGTATATTTACCCCATATGGaattttgttataattCAACTCCGGTTACGAGTACTGGTATTTCACCATTTCAAGCTGATATTGGTTATACACCAAATACACCGTTGTTAGATACAACTAATGAACTAGATACAAGAAACTTTAATGCTACAAAAATGACTAAACATTTGAAAGCTTTATCATTACGTATTAATGATTCATTACAGTTAAGACAGGAACAAATGGAAGAAACTACAAATgctaaaagaaaagaaattgattTTCACATTGGAGAATATGCTTTATTGCATAGAGATGCTTATTTTACAGGGGGAAGATATTTGAAAGTAcaatcaatttatttaggTCCATTTAAGATCGTCAAAGTAGGTACAAATGTTGTAGAATTAGACTTACCatcaagttttaaaaaacacCGTACTATCAATATAAAATGgattaaacatttttacaATGACCCAGAAAAATACCCAAAACAATTACCAAGAacgaaagaagaaagaatacACAGAATCACAGAAATTACAGCCATCATAGGTTATGAAACAACAACAggaaattattattgtaagATGTTAGATGTCAATCCCGAACTAACTGCCACTTAcgaaaaagaggaaatcAACTTATTACCCAGTTCTCGCTTGAACTCTTTATTAGCAAACTATAAACAATTGCTAACCGAGACTTCAAATTAA